From the genome of Methanothermobacter sp., one region includes:
- a CDS encoding response regulator, translating into MAKVMIVEDENIVAMDIKQRLEMLGYEVTATVTTGEEAIELAEKTRPDVILMDIVLKGEIDGIEAAGEIRRRFRIPIIYITAYSDKKTLERAKVTEPFGYIIKPFEDRELHSVIEITLYKHKIEKKLRESEERYRAIIRSLNDVLFTLDANEKYTMVSGQIQDYGLAEEEMIGKTPREVFGTAGELHHEQNQKVLKGESRTYHWEWEKNGKKLYFMVSLSPLRDSEGEIVGITGIFKDITALKEYELALKKENRISRALANLAKKLLEPISIEKISDNVIEYARKLTGSQFCIIEAVNMEEVKECIIPEETLKECQLKEKPKMTRLWNWIMKNRKPLMSNNPQEDHRLPAIPADHVKIENLLMVPALLQDELVGIIALANKGEGYDKKDLEIVERLADLYSIAIKRKQDEEKNRIIIQKFLKIVSEILEELK; encoded by the coding sequence ATGGCAAAAGTAATGATAGTGGAAGATGAGAACATAGTTGCTATGGATATCAAACAACGCCTAGAAATGCTAGGATATGAGGTTACTGCTACTGTAACTACAGGTGAAGAGGCTATAGAATTAGCTGAGAAAACAAGACCTGACGTCATACTTATGGATATCGTCCTTAAGGGTGAAATAGATGGTATAGAAGCAGCAGGGGAGATCAGGAGACGATTCAGAATCCCCATCATTTATATAACGGCTTATTCTGATAAGAAGACCCTTGAGAGGGCTAAGGTGACAGAACCATTCGGTTACATTATAAAACCTTTCGAAGACCGGGAACTACACAGTGTAATTGAAATAACACTCTACAAACATAAAATAGAGAAAAAATTGAGGGAAAGCGAGGAAAGATATCGTGCAATTATAAGATCATTAAATGATGTCCTATTCACCCTAGATGCTAATGAAAAATATACTATGGTATCAGGTCAAATACAAGATTATGGTTTGGCCGAGGAGGAAATGATAGGGAAAACTCCTAGGGAAGTTTTCGGAACTGCTGGTGAACTACACCATGAACAAAACCAGAAAGTATTAAAGGGTGAATCAAGAACATACCATTGGGAATGGGAAAAAAACGGTAAAAAATTATATTTTATGGTGTCTCTTTCACCTCTAAGAGATTCTGAGGGTGAAATTGTTGGCATAACCGGAATATTCAAAGACATCACAGCACTTAAAGAATATGAACTGGCTCTTAAAAAGGAGAACAGGATAAGCAGAGCATTAGCAAATCTTGCTAAAAAACTCTTAGAACCCATATCAATCGAGAAGATATCTGATAACGTTATAGAGTATGCAAGAAAACTTACAGGCAGCCAATTTTGTATTATAGAAGCCGTTAACATGGAGGAAGTAAAGGAGTGCATCATACCAGAAGAGACATTAAAAGAATGCCAACTAAAAGAAAAACCCAAAATGACCCGGTTATGGAATTGGATCATGAAGAACAGAAAACCATTAATGTCCAATAATCCACAAGAAGATCATAGACTGCCTGCCATCCCAGCAGATCATGTGAAAATTGAAAACCTACTCATGGTCCCAGCATTATTACAAGATGAACTTGTAGGCATAATAGCTCTCGCAAACAAAGGTGAAGGCTATGACAAAAAGGACCTTGAAATAGTGGAAAGATTAGCGGACTTATATTCAATCGCCATAAAAAGGAAACAGGACGAGGAAAAGAATAGGATTATCATCCAAAAATTCCTTAAAATAGTATCAGAGATCCTAGAGGAACTTAAATAA
- the tmk gene encoding dTMP kinase, with amino-acid sequence MYICIEGIDGAGKTTQCKLLKDWLNKNGYKVELIREPTQSPIGRIIRKILNEPKLPTDDQQKILGLLFAADRLLLKDKIQKAKDEGIIIVSDRCFYSSIAYQEPEDWIKEINKFAIRPDIVIILDINPENAQERFEGLERFEEKSFLERVRKKYLRIAEENGFFIVDANRGINIIQDDIRKIIAPYLGICR; translated from the coding sequence ATGTATATTTGTATCGAAGGAATAGATGGAGCCGGTAAAACAACACAATGTAAACTCTTGAAAGACTGGCTTAATAAAAATGGATACAAAGTAGAGCTTATCAGAGAACCTACCCAGTCACCCATTGGTAGAATCATAAGAAAAATACTAAATGAACCAAAACTACCAACTGACGACCAGCAAAAGATACTAGGCCTATTATTTGCAGCTGACAGACTACTCTTGAAGGATAAAATCCAAAAGGCAAAGGATGAAGGGATTATCATAGTAAGTGATCGATGCTTTTATTCTAGCATAGCATACCAAGAACCAGAAGATTGGATAAAAGAAATAAACAAATTCGCCATAAGACCAGATATCGTCATAATCTTGGACATCAACCCTGAAAATGCCCAAGAGAGATTTGAAGGCCTTGAAAGGTTCGAGGAGAAGTCATTCCTTGAAAGGGTGAGGAAAAAATACCTTAGAATAGCAGAAGAAAATGGATTCTTCATAGTGGATGCTAACAGGGGCATTAACATCATACAAGATGATATAAGGAAGATAATAGCACCTTACCTTGGCATTTGCAGATAG